The following are from one region of the Gammaproteobacteria bacterium genome:
- a CDS encoding response regulator transcription factor, with protein MTKPICILLIDDHPVVRTGYRRLLESTPDICVVAEADDGESGYQQYLEHQPDVTILDLNMPGIGGLETIRRIKARDSVAHILVFSMLNNATMAQRSLKAGATGFLSKQSGIGEMIQAVRQVNAGKIYIESELAATLALNATRKDTCESPLDMLTKREFQIFKLIAEGNSSVQIAEKLAISPKTVGVHHVNLMRKLQLQNTTQLIRMAINNDVIPT; from the coding sequence ATGACGAAACCAATCTGTATCCTATTGATTGATGATCATCCCGTAGTACGCACCGGTTACCGCCGTTTGCTTGAAAGCACACCGGATATTTGTGTAGTGGCAGAAGCCGACGATGGTGAATCGGGTTATCAGCAATATTTGGAGCACCAGCCCGACGTCACCATTTTAGATTTGAATATGCCCGGCATCGGCGGCCTTGAAACTATCCGCCGCATCAAAGCGCGCGACTCTGTTGCACATATTCTGGTATTCAGCATGCTGAACAATGCCACCATGGCGCAGCGCTCTTTGAAAGCAGGAGCCACCGGGTTTCTCAGTAAACAAAGCGGAATCGGGGAAATGATTCAGGCTGTCCGGCAAGTCAATGCAGGGAAAATTTATATCGAATCGGAACTAGCCGCAACGCTGGCATTGAACGCAACACGTAAAGATACTTGCGAAAGCCCGTTGGATATGCTCACCAAGCGCGAGTTTCAAATATTCAAACTGATCGCGGAAGGAAATTCCAGTGTGCAGATTGCGGAAAAACTGGCCATCAGTCCAAAGACTGTTGGCGTTCATCACGTTAATTTGATGCGCAAATTACAGTTACAAAACACCACGCAACTTATTCGCATGGCGATTAATAACGATGTCATTCCAACCTAA
- a CDS encoding class I fructose-bisphosphate aldolase has product MTNISATLGSESEQLLNHVCKTIPKQSLQLPGADFVDRVMALSNRKPSVLRNLQTFFNQGRLAGTGYLSLLPVDQGVEHSAGASFAPNPMFFDPKHIVELAIEGGCNGVASTLGVLGIVARQYAHKIPMILKINHNELLTYPNKYDQTLFASINQAFNMGACAVGATVFFGSEESRRQIQEVSAAFEHAHNLGMVTILWAYTRNAAFKTAEKDYHVSADLTGQANHLAVTIGADIVKQKMATNNGGYNAIKFGKTHPKVYSELTTEHPIDLVRYQVANCYMGRIGMINSGGESGSDDLHQAIRTAVINKRGGGMGLISGRKAFQKPFAEGVELLHAIQDVYLSNEVTIA; this is encoded by the coding sequence ATGACCAATATTTCCGCGACACTGGGCAGTGAAAGCGAACAGCTGCTCAACCATGTGTGCAAAACCATACCGAAACAAAGTCTGCAGCTCCCCGGCGCCGATTTTGTCGATCGCGTCATGGCGTTAAGCAACCGCAAACCCAGCGTGTTGCGCAATCTGCAGACATTTTTTAATCAGGGGCGTTTGGCGGGAACCGGCTATCTGTCTCTTCTTCCGGTTGATCAGGGCGTTGAACATTCCGCCGGTGCTTCGTTCGCACCCAATCCGATGTTTTTTGACCCCAAACATATTGTCGAACTGGCGATTGAAGGCGGTTGTAACGGTGTCGCATCCACATTGGGTGTGCTGGGAATCGTAGCGCGCCAGTATGCGCACAAAATCCCGATGATTCTTAAAATAAACCATAATGAGCTGCTGACCTATCCCAATAAATACGACCAAACGCTTTTTGCCAGCATCAATCAGGCGTTCAATATGGGAGCTTGCGCAGTCGGTGCAACGGTTTTTTTCGGCTCGGAAGAATCCCGCCGCCAGATTCAGGAAGTTTCAGCCGCCTTCGAACATGCGCATAATTTAGGCATGGTGACCATTTTGTGGGCATATACCCGCAACGCTGCATTCAAAACTGCTGAAAAAGACTATCACGTCAGTGCCGATCTGACCGGTCAAGCCAATCATCTGGCGGTAACCATCGGAGCCGATATCGTCAAACAAAAAATGGCAACCAATAACGGCGGCTATAACGCGATTAAATTCGGCAAAACCCACCCCAAAGTCTATAGCGAACTGACAACGGAACATCCGATCGATCTGGTGCGTTACCAGGTGGCTAACTGCTACATGGGGCGGATTGGAATGATCAATTCAGGCGGAGAATCTGGCAGTGATGATTTACATCAGGCAATCCGCACCGCCGTCATCAACAAACGCGGCGGCGGCATGGGACTGATTTCCGGACGCAAAGCGTTCCAAAAACCATTTGCCGAAGGTGTCGAGCTACTGCATGCCATTCAAGATGTGTATTTGTCCAATGAAGTCACAATTGCGTGA
- a CDS encoding DNA internalization-related competence protein ComEC/Rec2, translating into MRSNILAFALGAGLLQQQAKLPQAEWVWILLLIALIIGLMRRAANKFSVLCRILSWSLCLGIGFFWAAAVAQWRLSDTLPHSWERQDIQITGVVASVQQETDRGIRFRFDVEQVLTKGARVPRHLALSWFRARQAKTDNRALPVLHPGERWRITVRLKQPHGTMNPHGFDYEAWVLERNIRATGYVHPGAENERLQPMVPWSRYWIEYVREEIQHRFAANLPDRAYTGILQALAIGDQHAIPRDQWQVFTRTGTNHLMAISGLHITMISSMVFAAVFWLWRWSAYLTLRLPAYRAATMAGLLAAIAYAVLSGFAIPAQRTLYMLAVVAVALWQGKQTSATSVLAWALFCVVLFDPWAVIAPGFWLSFGAIALIMLITVGRIGKIHWLTGWLRVQWAITLGLIPLLLVFFQQVPVLSPLANAIAIPLISLIVVPLTLLAAIPLFEFVLPWAHEILSFLMTILRSLSNFPHAVWQQHTPPLWTIAVAAIGILWMLLPGSLGRGFFAGFPARWLGMVAVLPLFWVLPPQPKTGELWLTVLDVGQGLAVVARTEHHALLFDTGPGFADSDSGKRIIVPYLRGEGIRRLHAMVVSHADNDHSGGALSVLDEMPVELLLSSLQDDHPIQRAATDKIQCRAGQSWFWDGVHFEVLHPLAQDYANPQRRINANSCVLKISSIHGSILIPADIENKDEQALLSRAGDKLAATVLIAPHHGSLSSSTAGFVNQVNPALTIFTVGYLNRYDHPRSAVVARYLSVNSRVMRSDGEGAILLRFAENGWSVESWRGLYRRYWHHRTIE; encoded by the coding sequence GTGCGATCCAATATCCTGGCATTTGCTCTGGGTGCCGGCTTGTTGCAGCAACAGGCTAAATTGCCTCAGGCGGAGTGGGTCTGGATTTTGCTCTTGATTGCCCTCATTATCGGATTGATGCGACGTGCGGCAAATAAGTTCAGCGTGCTATGCAGAATTTTATCGTGGTCGCTTTGTCTCGGAATAGGTTTTTTCTGGGCTGCCGCAGTAGCGCAATGGCGCTTATCCGATACTTTACCGCATAGCTGGGAACGTCAGGATATTCAGATAACCGGTGTCGTGGCGAGTGTGCAGCAAGAAACTGATCGCGGTATCCGCTTCCGCTTCGATGTCGAACAAGTGCTCACGAAGGGTGCCAGAGTACCCCGGCATTTGGCATTGTCCTGGTTCAGAGCGCGGCAAGCGAAGACGGATAACAGGGCGTTACCGGTGCTTCATCCTGGAGAACGCTGGCGCATCACGGTCAGGCTGAAACAGCCGCACGGCACGATGAATCCGCATGGCTTCGATTATGAAGCATGGGTATTGGAGCGCAATATTCGGGCAACCGGCTATGTGCATCCGGGTGCTGAAAATGAACGCCTGCAGCCGATGGTTCCATGGTCAAGGTATTGGATTGAGTATGTCCGTGAAGAAATACAACATCGTTTTGCCGCGAACTTACCCGATAGAGCCTACACCGGGATTTTGCAAGCACTGGCTATTGGCGATCAGCATGCCATTCCGCGTGATCAGTGGCAAGTATTCACCCGGACCGGGACCAATCATTTGATGGCGATTTCCGGCTTACATATCACAATGATTTCCAGTATGGTTTTTGCGGCGGTATTTTGGCTATGGCGATGGAGCGCTTATTTGACCTTGCGTTTACCGGCGTACCGGGCTGCTACCATGGCAGGATTATTGGCGGCTATTGCCTATGCCGTGCTGTCCGGTTTCGCGATCCCGGCACAACGGACACTCTACATGCTTGCCGTAGTGGCGGTTGCGTTATGGCAAGGGAAGCAAACGTCTGCGACATCGGTGCTGGCATGGGCGTTATTTTGTGTGGTTCTGTTCGATCCATGGGCCGTCATTGCACCCGGGTTCTGGCTGTCATTCGGTGCGATTGCACTCATCATGCTGATCACGGTCGGCCGGATTGGCAAGATTCATTGGCTAACCGGTTGGCTGCGAGTTCAATGGGCGATTACCTTGGGATTAATTCCGTTGCTGCTGGTTTTCTTCCAGCAAGTACCGGTGTTGTCGCCGCTCGCCAATGCCATCGCCATTCCTCTGATCAGTCTGATCGTTGTTCCGCTCACTTTGCTGGCCGCGATACCGCTGTTTGAATTTGTACTGCCTTGGGCGCACGAGATATTAAGCTTCCTGATGACGATACTGCGTTCACTGAGTAATTTTCCGCACGCCGTATGGCAGCAGCACACTCCGCCGTTGTGGACGATAGCGGTGGCTGCAATTGGAATTCTGTGGATGCTGTTGCCAGGAAGCTTGGGGAGAGGGTTTTTTGCAGGTTTCCCGGCTCGCTGGCTGGGGATGGTTGCAGTATTGCCGCTGTTTTGGGTATTGCCGCCTCAACCCAAAACCGGTGAATTATGGTTAACGGTACTGGATGTCGGTCAGGGATTGGCTGTCGTGGCGCGTACCGAACATCACGCGCTGTTGTTCGATACCGGCCCCGGCTTTGCAGATAGCGATAGCGGTAAACGTATTATCGTGCCATATCTGCGAGGAGAAGGTATTCGGCGATTGCATGCCATGGTTGTATCGCATGCGGATAACGATCATAGCGGTGGCGCATTGTCGGTGCTGGATGAGATGCCGGTTGAGTTGCTGCTGTCATCCTTGCAAGATGATCACCCCATACAACGTGCTGCCACCGATAAAATCCAATGTCGTGCCGGTCAATCCTGGTTTTGGGATGGCGTGCATTTTGAAGTGTTGCATCCATTGGCGCAGGATTATGCCAATCCGCAACGCAGAATCAATGCGAACAGCTGTGTATTAAAAATTTCGTCGATTCATGGCAGCATCTTGATACCGGCCGATATCGAAAATAAAGATGAACAAGCATTGCTTAGCCGTGCCGGTGATAAGCTTGCGGCAACTGTTCTGATTGCGCCGCATCATGGCAGCTTGTCTTCATCGACTGCCGGTTTTGTCAATCAAGTGAATCCAGCGCTGACAATTTTTACGGTGGGTTATTTAAACCGCTATGATCATCCGCGTAGCGCTGTGGTAGCCCGTTATCTCAGTGTAAACAGCCGTGTGATGCGCAGCGACGGAGAGGGCGCTATTTTGCTGCGTTTTGCGGAAAACGGCTGGTCGGTTGAAAGCTGGCGAGGATTATACCGGCGTTACTGGCATCATCGCACTATCGAATAG
- a CDS encoding PAS domain S-box protein, which translates to MTQTEEQRRKDDDIRQSKTELLSELQISHRELEKQNHELKETQQQLNESHKRYADLYEYAPVGFLTLNKTGHILSLNQAGAKLLRNNRESLIGKLFTDCFFDIDHQAFIQYLQKIFTTSGKTAVDLKIKNADEQLSYIRLESTLMCDSSTCLMIMSDISQLKKAINLNRNLLHENRRLMKKLFHIQENERRLIARELHDELGQWLTAVRVENEVILNNTSSNSTIAVSARANNECIQKMNKIIHEMLHQLRPVLLDTLGLIGALSELKRQWCIRHPQTILEFKLSGELDKLNEPINIAVYRLIQEGLTNIYSHAEATWAQISLSREDGAEPADNCLLLTIEDNGKGYNINQQSSGLGLLGMRERVIAMSGTLSVRSAYNEGTEITIKLPIEHSNYDETNLYPID; encoded by the coding sequence ATGACGCAAACTGAAGAGCAGCGAAGAAAAGATGATGATATAAGACAAAGCAAAACCGAGCTACTGAGCGAGTTGCAGATTTCTCACCGGGAACTGGAGAAACAAAATCACGAATTGAAAGAAACGCAACAGCAATTAAATGAATCGCACAAACGCTACGCAGATCTCTATGAATATGCACCGGTCGGTTTCTTGACTTTAAACAAAACCGGGCACATTTTGTCGCTGAATCAAGCAGGCGCTAAGTTACTGAGAAATAACCGGGAATCACTGATCGGGAAATTATTTACCGATTGTTTTTTTGATATCGACCATCAAGCCTTTATCCAATATCTGCAGAAAATCTTTACGACCTCGGGTAAAACCGCGGTCGATCTGAAAATCAAAAATGCTGACGAACAGCTCAGCTATATCCGGCTGGAAAGCACGCTCATGTGCGACAGCAGTACCTGCTTGATGATCATGTCCGACATCAGCCAATTAAAAAAAGCTATCAATCTCAACCGCAATTTATTGCATGAAAACAGACGGCTTATGAAAAAGCTGTTCCATATCCAGGAGAATGAACGGCGCCTCATCGCACGTGAATTGCACGATGAATTGGGACAATGGCTAACGGCCGTTCGTGTGGAAAATGAAGTCATTCTCAACAACACATCAAGCAACTCAACGATTGCCGTCAGTGCGCGCGCTAACAATGAATGTATTCAAAAAATGAATAAAATAATCCATGAAATGCTGCATCAGTTACGGCCCGTGCTGCTGGATACACTGGGATTAATCGGTGCCCTATCGGAGCTGAAGCGGCAATGGTGCATACGTCATCCGCAGACTATCCTGGAATTCAAATTGAGCGGTGAACTTGATAAACTGAATGAACCGATCAATATTGCGGTATACCGGCTCATCCAGGAAGGTTTGACCAATATTTACAGTCACGCCGAAGCGACTTGGGCGCAAATAAGCCTAAGCCGCGAGGATGGCGCCGAACCAGCCGATAACTGCTTGCTGCTCACCATCGAAGACAATGGCAAAGGCTATAATATCAACCAGCAATCCAGCGGTTTAGGATTATTGGGCATGCGTGAACGCGTCATTGCCATGAGCGGCACCTTGTCGGTACGCAGCGCGTACAATGAAGGCACTGAAATCACTATTAAATTGCCGATAGAACATTCAAACTATGACGAAACCAATCTGTATCCTATTGATTGA
- a CDS encoding sel1 repeat family protein, with protein MKVIAVLLLATAVSLFTGCNGEPKSDKPEVGSIPAPMNEITKLGEIPSFMSEGLTEEEKAEIREQIMPGGFGDVKAAEEKFKALMADAKAGDPAAQNSLGVMYYTGEAVSKNLSGKVLNTDPELAAGWFFRAAEQGYADAQFNLGLMYANGEGVPKDMEQAVELFKKAAEQGHVDAQNNLGAMYFTGEGVTRDEKKAVEWFEKAAAQGNQDARENLDAIKAAGKK; from the coding sequence ATGAAAGTTATAGCTGTTTTATTACTTGCTACGGCTGTTTCATTGTTTACCGGTTGCAACGGCGAACCGAAAAGTGATAAACCAGAAGTAGGCTCAATACCCGCGCCTATGAATGAGATCACCAAACTGGGTGAAATTCCGTCTTTCATGAGCGAAGGCCTGACAGAAGAAGAAAAAGCGGAAATAAGAGAACAAATTATGCCCGGAGGTTTCGGTGATGTTAAAGCTGCCGAAGAGAAATTTAAAGCATTGATGGCCGATGCAAAAGCAGGGGACCCGGCGGCGCAGAACAGTTTGGGTGTGATGTACTACACCGGTGAGGCGGTATCGAAGAATCTATCTGGCAAAGTATTGAATACTGACCCGGAATTGGCTGCCGGTTGGTTCTTTCGCGCTGCTGAACAAGGTTATGCCGATGCGCAGTTTAATTTAGGATTGATGTACGCGAATGGCGAAGGCGTTCCGAAAGATATGGAGCAGGCGGTGGAATTATTTAAGAAAGCAGCCGAACAAGGCCATGTTGACGCGCAAAATAATCTGGGCGCTATGTATTTCACCGGGGAAGGGGTAACCAGAGATGAGAAAAAAGCGGTCGAGTGGTTCGAGAAAGCAGCCGCACAAGGAAATCAGGATGCTCGCGAGAATCTCGACGCCATCAAGGCAGCAGGAAAAAAATAA